One Asterias rubens chromosome 8, eAstRub1.3, whole genome shotgun sequence genomic window, aagattattaatttttggtttttagccatacaccaatgtgtgttagcactgtatactcagtactttccccgagtactgtgaaaaaatatccCAGGCATATTTACTTGGGTGgcattcgaacccaagacccttgcaattcttgaGCAGTTTTAAGATAAGCgcattgtaaaatgtaaattgcaTTCACAATTTCTGACATCGAGTATTTGGCTCTTCGTGACAATGTACTGGTTGAAAGTGAAAAATTTTAACTTAGATAAACTTTAAGAAATTCTGCAATTTCATACGACTTCAAAATGTACAAGATCTGACCCATTTCTAAAGCAACTCGATAAAATTCACAGGTGCTGTTCTCAGCATCACAGCTGACTTAATGAGCTTGTTGGGAGTAGACCATACAAGTCCagcgtttaaaaaaaacaaaaacaaattgggtCCACGGACACTGCTTTACCGTGTGAAGGAAATAACCTTGCACACTTTAATGGGTCACACGCAAGACTTGAGATttaccaaacaattttttaaagacagaaaTTATAAAAAGTGCCGCAAAATTTACCGAGTTAGGGGTGTCGTCTTGGCCTATTGCATTTCCATCAAATCTAAACCTCATGCTGTCAAGTTGCACTCCCTGCAAAAGAGCACAagatcaaacaaattattaagaacTCACAGTTTgaagtaaaatgaaaaaatagaatgagctgttgcaaactgctcaccaactAAACGGACATATAACTGAAAACGGACATGTTAACAGCCAGACACTTTGCCCCTagcagaaagactctgctatggtcaaaaacgtcagaccattaacttttttattCAGTTAAAAGTTGAAGACacctttggtgtatctcaacatatgcataaaataaccaatctgtgaaaatttgagctcaatggtcatctaagttgcgagatattaatgaaagaaaaagcacccttgtctaacgaagttgtgtgctttcagatgcttgatttcgagacctcaaaatctaattctgaggcctcgaaaacaaattaatgaaaattacttctttctcaaagattACGCTACTTTAGAGGTCAATGGCAATGGTCAAAAGGCaatgtgggaaggaatatgggaaCACTTTTTGCCCCCTGTTCATTCCCAGAGTGCATTTCGGCCATACATCGTCTTAACACTGGTCGCACTTGGGTTAAAATACTCACCTGTTTTTCACAGTATGCAGTCATCAATTTTCTGAAGGGTGTTCCTTTCTTGATTTTGAACTGTATTATTGAGTTATCCTAGGGAAAGAGcaaacatttcaattttaaccccaaagaaaataaatagaattagctgttgcaaataagccatttgcgagttagatttgaataatgtctgtacaatgacttgcttagttacGATGCACTGCTTACATTCGAATTCCTatgactatcgagacagttgctacgccacgCGATTAGGGTCAAGCTTTTGCGTACGTAagagacagtgaacacccatacacaattctgaatggatgtgtatgtcacaatggtaccagggtttgctcatcttggaggttgctatacaaaagcttgcccctaatcacgtggcaaagcaactgtctctatagtctgaggaattcaaatgttaagggtgcattgtaactaagcgagtcattgtaccagacattattcaaatttaactcgcaaatggcttattgcttACTGCAAAAATTACCTAGGGTGTCAATGCAAAATGGGAAGGCAGGCCTGTACAGTATGCATCGTTTTttaaaaggcaagggcaccaaggcattttctccttggtaaagggtaccctataaggaaattgtaaatttctactgtagcattttcAGGGGTTTAAGGCAATgtccaggggcaatggaggtaATCGCCTTCGttacctctgtgaagtatcaggcctggggaggggaaaaagtaataaataagtaaatgaGGCAGACTACAAGGGGGACATCTGTGGTAAAAGGGAGCAGGAAAAGACAAGTGAAACCCTTCAGAAATCTTGAATTCTTGATGACCATTTGAAATAACGGCGGTCATTGCCATGCtgccccttgaaatattccagtagaaatttacaagccagcaaattagaaaaaaaagaagattttgcTAATTTTGTCTCTTCAATAAGGAACCAAAAAGGAAACCGACTCATCAATTTTTAATTTACTTGGGGTCAAACAAAATAGACCAGAGCAGGATTAGATTCTGCCACCTCTTGATTACAAAGCCAGTGCTCTAGTGTGCCCAaagttgcaggttcaaatcctactctagGCAAATGTTCaaccaaacattaattaaagtttacccagtcagtttccacgACTGGCACTCTGACAAAtctattgacaaaatagggagattaaGGACATAGGACTAGATGGATTAGTTGGTGGAGTGTTGGTGTGGCATGAGATTCTATCCCcttggagattctgtccccccatacagcgaactgtgtacaaacttcttctggcagcgtcctcttttgaatcatcttcCTTTAACCCATGTGTTAATTTCCAATTTGGGGGTCAGAATCTCCGGCGAACAGATTTCACGAGGCCAAAGGCAAGTTAATCTACAGGTGGCAAGGTTGGAGTCCTCCTCTGGTGTTATTTCCTTTAGTTTGTTGACtaaataaagcccggttcatatttcttgcgaatttgacgtcacaactatcctttcgcagcgatattcgcaagcgAGTTGAccagagctgaactgctgcgaaatAGGTTGTGAATTTTATACATCAACATTTGCCtcgcgttcgcaggaagtataaaccgggctgaaagactctggacactgttggtaattgtcaaagacaattttctgcgccttgaacacccagcagggtggatacgtgcacattacaagtcttattattattaagatcagtcttctcacttggtgtttctcaacatatgcattaaacaacaaacctgtgaaaatttgagctcaaatggtcgtcgaagttgccagataataatgaaagaacaaacacccttgtcacatgcagttgtgtgctttcaatgctttatttcgagacctcaaattctaaatccgaggtctcgaaatcaaatttcgcggaaaattacttctttctcgaaaactatgtcacttcagagggagccgtttctcacaatgttttatactatcaacctcttcccttactcgttaccaagtgaggttttatgctgataattattaattaccaatagtgtccactgcctttaaacccaaCTCTTTTATTACCTGGCCTTTTACTTTTACAAGTATTTGATCTTTTCCCTGGCCACCAGAGCCTTTCAGATCCTACaataagataaaaacaaaaacagtgattAATTTCTGGCAAATAAACAGGTGTcaaatttcttaaaggcacaaCAAATGGATTTAATATTACATTTACACATTGAAGAACAAATTCTTGTTTTTAGAATGTGTGTCACAATTTTTAAAGCGGGCAAGTCTGTTCACTGCTCTGacaaaactggtcaaaactgaaCAATTTTATGGTGATGCATTTCATACAAGCCTAACAAAGGCCTGTGAAATCGTCATGACTACGTTTAACGGCAACGCAACTCATGCCGACTGCCTTATCTGAAGTAAGAGTTAGTTGGTAGACGGCAGCTTTCATCCTGCACGAGGTGTTTACAagttaatttttcaaattttaaataacCAGTTGTTTACAATTATTCATTCTTCACTTTTCATCTTTATTTACGGTTTACCGTTTACCACACCGTAGTCAGGTTTGACAAGCTAGAGCGGTGCAATTAAAAAGGCCTACTCCCTGGACTCAGGTCAGGAGTAGATTTtagcaaatacatgtacatgctcgTGCTGGTCATATTTACCGGTACAATTCTTGATACTTCActctaatattattattaattaatgcttctttttttggataactttccgtatggcgccaccactttttcactgatttttacaaaaagggatatctcattgaggtaaattagatactatattgtttgatatcgaatgaaaaagtggtggcgccatacggaaacttttcccttttttttttaataaagaaaggtaaactttcacttttcaaattcttgattttttaaattgggaAGACCCTTCCTCGATCTGAAATTGCAAACCAAATCATGTACTAATTTCATAATAACCTCCTTTTAATAAAATCATAGAGCCAGAGTTATAGCGTTTACAACCGACGAGCCCGTCTAGAAAAGCCGAAACTTCTCGCCCTAATCGGCATTAGTGCGCAAGACTTTTCATCCTTCGGTCACCCCCATCTCGTCCGTCCACTTTCTTTGTCAGTGTTTTGTGGAACACCGGACAACAACGTGACTTTGGATGTTAAAAATTTGCAGTTTAAAGCATCAGAACAaggaacaaaaacacacaaataaactGCAACAATAGTCTAAATACAAAGTTAAAATCTGAAAATATACCGCTGATTGTTGCGTTAATTGGTCTGACATCTTTGTAACTGGACTAAATTCAGCAGCAACTCTACTTTGACGACTTCGGCTGGAGCGCTCGATTGACGAAATAAATCAGAAATTACATGTGCATTACTCATCATATAAAGTGTTTTTGATTGGTCAAACATTTATAGCACTGAACAGCATGTTTTGCTTGTTAAAGTTATTTTAAGAGCCACTAAGTAAAATATGATGTgttaaaaagttattttgatatatttaaattataaaaaatagcATTTAAGATTTAAAAAGGTGGAATATTACAAgtattttacaaatttgtacTGCTTTGTCATTTTATCTTAGCCAATCATATTATCCCAACCATGTGTATTTATCCAGCATTTTTCGACACTTGAGGGCGCAGTCACCACATgccagtttgttatttttaccgCTGTATTTTATGTTTTCGTGCATGCATAAACATGTGAGATACGCTGAGGACGAGGTGGGTGAGTTTGCTTATTTTTGATTGTGTTGTCCATTTGGCATTGCCaagttttgtaataataataataataataataaaaccattcttatatagcgcatatcaccgtgaggtccctgtGCGCTGTGGTTAGTTTACTTATTGTTCAAGTACAGTAGGCTACCATTACAAGAAGGCAAAGGTAGCCGTTTTAAAAGTAAGTTTTGAAATGGCTATTTTCTCGCATTGTCATCTTTTCTTTTGATCCTCTGACTGTCTAACTGTCTGTGTTTGTTTATTGACACAAGGGGTTTCCGACAGTGACACAAGCACGCTCATGAGTGTAAGTAGAGTGCTAGTGCTAGGTGTGCTAGTGACTTTCGTCAGCAAGCTGACAATCAACAAAGACCTTCAGTACACACGCACCACTGCACTACGGACTGACAGTGACAGTGTGAGAGTATGACACTGACCATGCTGaccagtgattttttttaaagaataatgaATGCTgaatactcaataaaatgtataaaacaaaatttaaactaaaaaggtatttatataggcctatttattaaaattattatttatagaaaataaaaatgggaggagtctgtatcctgccaccactttatcattgttatgaaataaaaaaagtatcTTATTTACTCAAACAAGACATTCCTTTTCATAAAAATGAGTGGACAAGCGCTGGCAGGATTCGGAAAGTTTTTCGCGAGGATCATCAGATATAGTCTGGATCTGGTTGTTGCTGTACAATCGCCTGGAGGGGCTATCACGTACAGGAGCGCGCACATAGGCTAAAAAATAGCGCTAGTCGTAGTCCCACTTTTACTATTTAGTTTTAAGCCTTAATATTATGGCTTAATAATAACATACATCGGCGATGTAAGGATAAaatcaaattgtgttttaaaatttgttcttaaaactattttttgttttttcttgcttTATTTTTCCTACAGATACTGCTGGACCAGTTTACTTGAAAGCAGAGAAGAAAATATCCATGgtcaattgttttaaatttgacgTAAGAACTTCCTTTTGTCAACAAATCAGTTTTCTGAATTTGTTGGGGAAGATTATTAAAAACCACTGGGAAACCCCAGCCCAAAAGCAGAACTGAGTGAATATTTTGACTTTGTGAAACTTATTTCGGTTGCCAGAATGTACAAAAAAAGCCATGGCGCATTTTGATGAAAAGAGCGGCGTAGTCCCTTGCCTGACCCCATGGGGTAAGTGGtatcagaccatggaggaaatcTTCATTGAGGTGAATGCTCCAGAGGGTACAACATCTAAGATGGTCAAAGTGATCTTTGGCTCCAAGCAGCTGGCCTGTACAGTCAGAGGAGAGGAACTCATTAAGGTTTGTGCTTGTCAACCCCGCCCCGCCCCAAACCCCTGCTTCCTTTTGAATCGGAACAGTTGCACCAAATTTATGTGACGCAAAAAACGACTAAAATTACCAGTAACTGGTTTCTTTACTGTTATGATAATCGTTTTTTATTTGGCCATGGATACAAGATAGGAATATACAGGCAGTTAAATGAGATAAAACTTGAAGTTAAAAActtgagggttaaaaaatatgGTAGATTAAAAGTCTGGTTATCAACTTTGTGATTTCTATGTGTATAAATGTCTGtattaattaaattttctgTCACTGCATTTTCTGAATTTTAAGCTTTTTACATCTTTCTGTTCATTTTCTTCTCCAGGGTGAACTGAGTGCTGCAGTTATTTCTGATGAGTGCACATGGACACTTGGTAAGGCATTAAAGTCTGATGGAATATTGATTTGATACAAGCTTGGTTATCAATGAACAGAttgaatgtgttttataagCGGGAACTGAAGCTTTAGTGAATGAACTCGGTTGTTTCGCAGAATATGTGTTGTAAATCAGttttgggtgaacaaagaaaagtggAAAGGAATGTGATTACCAAAACCGCAATGAGGTGTTTTGACCGAGCATCTAGAGAGCATTGGTCTCAAGTTCTGTGTTTTTGAAGTTTGCAGTTTGCTTGCTAGGGTTggaaacccacaaccttgttatttcaaggcctgcagTCTAAACTAGCCACTCTTTGGGCCTTTCTCTATTCTTGGCTTAGGCTCTGACTTTGGCTTTGCGTGCTGCGTATGCAGTGGAAATACAGCGATCTAAACCGTCCTTCAGGCCTATCAAATTAAAGAGCAGTGTGTATTTTGCACCCAGTTGTTTGTACAGCAACAGACAGAGTCTGAGCCCAAGCCCAAAccaaggtttgagaaaggctgTCCCTTTTTGACAatcttactttttattttatacatgtaccaacagAGGACAACAAGCTGATTGTAATCGTCCTGGTCAAGTCGAGCCGACTGGCTGAGAACTGCTGGCACAGCTTGCTGAAGGATCAGTACACAGCTGACCCGTACATCTATGATCAGATGGAGAAGAAACTCACCTTGCAAAGATTCCAGCATGAGGTAAGAGGAACTGTTATCTCAAATGGCCTTATAAAGAGCAGTGAAACAATTGTATTCTCACCCATTAGATGAGAAAGTTTTTCAGTTTGGCAGGAAGTTTCGGTTTTCGGCATGGAACATCACATTTTATCCTACCTTTCGCCCAGGttgtttaaaagcaggacagttcttttcataacTAAGTACTCTCCTGAATTTCTACTCTGCAGCAGCAAAATAAATAGTTAGACAAGTTCTCAAgtaacaaaatctacacagcgaatacacatagtgttaccgcaaaccgcgTTGACATACTCTCCAAGGTTATCTCTGTGAGATTTCTTGGAGAACAAAGACAGATTTCTAAGGGCTATGTCTGCCATCTGTgaccaatttcatggagttGCAATTGCTTACCACTAAAAAAGAGTTTTTAGCAAATCATGAGAATTTCATAGGTACCTATTTGTGGCTGGTTTTCTGCTCACTTTTGCTTCTAAAGCTGAAAAAATTGTAAAGCAACATTTCCTGCTTTAGGTCATGTATGAATTGGAAGCTACGACTTAGAGCTGTTAAAATATGCTCGTTGACATGATGATGAAGCGACAGCGGCTGATTCAGACATCAGGGTTCTCCCCACGTACAAGCTAGTGTATCGGGCTGATACGCAGAAATTATTGGCCGATACGCTGCCAAAATTGCCGATCACACTTTTTCCCACCCGATACGCTACCCATTTTTGAATACCTTTATTATTGGATACAAAATCCTCTGCGAGACAATGGAATTTTTATCATCCCATAAGTCACTCTAAATCATCAGCTGCATGTCGTTTCCCAGCTGGTAAATCACACGCAAAAAGACCACACTGACACAGCGGACGACGTAGACATACAGAAAAACCCACAATGGAAGCTCTTGCATAATGCATGCGAGTATgcatgcaatgtacatgtacatgtatgctgttGATGTGATCGCGTGCGCGGTGCACAGTGTAACTGGTTTCCTTCCGAAGAAGGCAATTTTGCCGTTGCATACTGTTATCCGACGACGGGTACcagcttttaaaaacaacttcgaACGCAAATTAATGTTGATCGCTCAACCCCACGTTTGAACACacacccaaaataacatgttacGCGAGCCGTGAGTTTGCCACAGACCTGCGTTAACAATGGCTGCCAAAcaactgtgttttttgtgtCTAAACATTCTTTACCAAATtgactgtatacatgtaatgtgaattgtgtgtgaaaaagttttctttcattaaaaatgcagctcacttgtaaaaaaaaaaggacagatTATAAGAGACTTTTTGTATCTGAACTTaacatactcaaaataagttAGGGTTGAAGAACATAAAACACTGGCTGGTATCTAAATGGTAAACTGTGTTACCTGtccttttgcaattttgttatttattttgtgaattattGCTCACTTAAgtgtgcttacacacacaaaaatccttgataaaaaaagtaatttcagaTGCCTCTGGAGTCTTTTAAAATGCACCAGAATGCAGCAGAGAGCATgtaaaacctcaaattttccCGTAGGGGGCTTCGCGCTCGCATGCTGGGATTGTGAACATCCAAAATTAAAAGCCCcccagttttgaaaaatcctggGGAGAACCCTGAGACATGGCTTAAGAGAGTATCAGTATAATACTTTTATAGTACTGATCTAATCCCTTCATTTTTGACAGAATCCCGGCTTTGACTTCAGTGGGGCTGAAATAACAGGCAACTACTCTCATGGTGGGCCCACTTTTGATCCATAGTGCACTTTCATCAGGAGACTCCTTCCAAAGATGACGCCCTGCctttgcttttattttgttaacttactgatgaaataataatttgtgtttttctgaTGACAGTTATACTTCTTTCTTTTTATCaatgatgtaaaaaaaagaCATGTTCATAGATATTTCATTCTTGTGCAGCGTGAATTGGGGAAGTGTCACCCATAGCAATTCACAGGAAACCAGTTCCAGACAAATCTTTTTGGAGAAAATGCTGTCACATTTGAACATTAACATTATAATGTGGGTTGTTTTGGTGATATTAAGACACTGGGAAATACTACTCATATACCATTGCAGTGTGAGCTTTTGCAAGAACTGCACAGTTGGTGTCCTCAACATTGCCTGTAAAAACTGACTTATGTAAGGCCCTGAGCCTTGGTGAATTGTCAAAATGTTTCCAGAGTGCTCTTTGTATAGTGCACTTTGTCTTGCAAAGTAAAATGGCCTTTTCCCCTAAAAAGTGATTTTAAATTCAAGGtcaacatgtttgttttcttcctgcTATTTGTTAAGTTTTCAGATTGTTTTCACACCATGTTAAGCTTCA contains:
- the LOC117293621 gene encoding small ubiquitin-related modifier 2-like yields the protein MSDQLTQQSADLKGSGGQGKDQILVKVKGQDNSIIQFKIKKGTPFRKLMTAYCEKQGVQLDSMRFRFDGNAIGQDDTPNSIDIENDDTIEAYMPQTGGHLWRH
- the LOC117293807 gene encoding nudC domain-containing protein 2-like isoform X1, which encodes MAHFDEKSGVVPCLTPWGKWYQTMEEIFIEVNAPEGTTSKMVKVIFGSKQLACTVRGEELIKGELSAAVISDECTWTLEDNKLIVIVLVKSSRLAENCWHSLLKDQYTADPYIYDQMEKKLTLQRFQHENPGFDFSGAEITGNYSHGGPTFDP
- the LOC117293807 gene encoding nudC domain-containing protein 2-like isoform X2, translated to MAHFDEKSGVVPCLTPWGKWYQTMEEIFIEVNAPEGTTSKMVKVIFGSKQLACTVRGEELIKGELSAAVISDECTWTLEDNKLIVIVLVKSSRLAENCWHSLLKDQYTADPYIYDQMEKKLTLQRFQHEFIDQYL